One Torulaspora globosa chromosome 5, complete sequence DNA window includes the following coding sequences:
- a CDS encoding NMT1/THI5 family protein, translated as MSTEKITFLLNWQPAPYHIPIYLAQQKGYFKEQGLDLAILEPTNPSDVTELIGSGKVDMGLKAMIHTLAAKARGFPVTSVASLLDEPFTGLLYLNGSGITEDFQSLKGKRIGYVGEFGKIQVDELTKHYGMKPDEYTAIRCGMNVAKHIIEGKIDAGIGIECMQQVQLEEYLKKQGRPSTDAKMLRIDKLACLGCCCFCTILYICNDAFLAKNPEKVRKFLKAIKKATDYVLAEPEKAWNEYVDFKPELKNDLSFKQFQRCYAYFSESLFNVHRDWKKVTGYGKRLEVLPPDYVANYTNEYLSWPEPEEVSDPLEAQRLMAIHQEACRDCGGFKRLVLPA; from the coding sequence ATGTCTACTGAGAAGATCACTTTCCTATTGAACTGGCAACCAGCTCCATACCACATTCCTATCTACTTGGCCCAACAGAAGGGTTACTTCAAGGAGCAGGGTCTGGACCTTGCCATCTTGGAGCCAACCAACCCTTCGGATGTTACCGAGTTGATTGGATCCGGTAAGGTGGACATGGGTTTGAAGGCAATGATCCACACGTTGGCTGCCAAGGCCCGTGGCTTCCCAGTGACCTCTGTTGCTTCTTTGTTGGACGAGCCATTCACTGGGTTGTTGTACTTGAACGGCAGCGGCATCACCGAGGACTTCCAATCGTTGAAGGGCAAGAGAATTGGTTACGTTGGTGAGTTTGGTAAGATCCAGGTTGATGAATTGACTAAGCACTATGGCATGAAGCCAGACGAATACACCGCTATCAGATGCGGTATGAACGTTGCTAAGCACATCATCGAAGGTAAGATCGACGCTGGTATCGGTATTGAATGTATGCAACAGGTGCAATTGGAAGagtacttgaagaagcaagGTAGACCATCCACTGATGCCAAGATGTTGAGAATCGACAAGCTGGCTTGTTTGGGTTGTTGCTGTTTCTGTACCATCCTGTACATCTGCAACGAcgctttcttggccaagAACCCAGAGAAGGTcagaaagttcttgaaggcTATCAAGAAGGCTACCGACTACGTCTTGGCTGAGCCAGAGAAGGCATGGAACGAGTACGTCGACTTCAAGCCagaattgaagaacgaCTTGTCCTTCAAGCAATTCCAGAGATGTTACGCTTACTTCTCCGAGTCCCTATTCAATGTGCACCGTGACTGGAAGAAGGTTACCGGCTACGGTAAGAGATTGGAGGTCTTGCCACCTGACTACGTTGCTAACTACACCAACGAGTATTTGTCTTGGCCAGAGCCAGAAGAAGTCTCCGACCCATTGGAGGCCCAGAGGTTGATGGCTATCCACCAAGAAGCTTGCAGAGACTGCGGtggtttcaagagattGGTCCTACCAGCTTAA
- a CDS encoding uncharacterized protein (ancestral locus Anc_5.234): MATEWQPEAPPMSRLFVHTAELAQWVHCEEQPAAPVRYRLLGQLAEITTTGESIELHIRDLPEFGNAGQEGIRAVVGSRVYESRFVENAGVDKEIARAGCALSVCLGVVLQRDGTRILEVFDVQVLKRREIERLRYFICSSLGSELIRS, encoded by the coding sequence ATGGCAACCGAGTGGCAGCCCGAGGCGCCTCCCATGAGCCGGCTGTTCGTTCACACTGCAGAACTGGCCCAATGGGTCCACTGCGAGGAACAACCGGCAGCCCCCGTGCGGTACAGGCTGCTGGGTCAACTGGCGGAAATTACTACCACCGGAGAATCGATTGAGCTGCACATCAGAGACTTGCCCGAGTTTGGAAATGCCGGGCAGGAAGGTATAAGAGCAGTTGTGGGAAGTCGAGTCTACGAGTCGCGATTTGTCGAGAATGCGGGCGTTGATAAGGAAATTGCTCGAGCAGGCTGTGCGTTGAGTGTCTGTCTTGGTGTTGTTCTACAGCGGGATGGAACGAGAATTCTTGAAGTGTTTGACGTGCAAGTGCTGAAAAGACGGGAGATCGAAAGGCTACGCTACTTTATCTGTTCTTCACTTGGGTCTGAATTGATCCGGTCTTAG